The DNA sequence TTAATAAACCGACAGAATGCATCATTAAGGTTGGCACGTTTAGCACGTAATGCCTTGACTTCACTACCTTGCAGTACGATTCCTGCTTCAATTTTTTCACGTATCTCATAATTGTGTCTGGCTTTTTTGTTTTGTGCTACAATATTGATTGCCAATATATCTTCCTAATTTATAAGATTAATATATAGTTAAGTAACCATCATTTATACCATTATAACACAAAATATACCTCAAAACCAAACAAGAAACACTACTCTTTTCTGGTTATTTTGATTTTATTTAATTTAAAAGTAATATGATATAAATAGTTTAAATAACCATCATTTATACCGTTGATAGCGCGAGATATGCCTTAAAACCAAACAAAAAACACTACTCTTCTCTGGTTATTTTAATTTTATTATAAGTTAAAAATAATATAATATGACATCCGAAATATTAAGATTTTTGGCTGTTGCACTATGTATCGTTCCATGGCATGAGCTTTTGCATAAAGCCATGGGCAACCTAACGGGTGTATCCAATTGCGCAAAAGTTCATTAGCGAGCATAGCAATATCTAGACTCTTGATATTCGAGATCTCGGATAATAAAACATAAATTACAAGGAGAAGAATATGAAGAGATATTCACAATGGTTAGCAGTCGCAACAGCAGCAGTAGTGCTTAGTGCATGTGGTGGTGGCGATGATGATAAGGCTGATGATATTAATACAACACCAATTGTTTTGGGTCAACTTAAAAAGACAGGTCAGACTGTGAGTTATGATATTAATGGTTCAGTAGTATCAGATGGTACGCTTAAAGATGATGGTTACTATAGGGCTGGTGTAGCAGTTTCATATACCAGAAATGATGATACTGGTATCGTAGTTGACCAAGATACTTTCGGGATGATGTGGCAAGATAATAATGATTCTAGTAGAAATTCTGGAAAAACATATGCACAGGCAGAAGAGTACTGTAGAAACCTTAGTTTGGGTGGATATGATGACTGGAGACTTCCTACTATAACGGAACTGTTACGCATCATGAACTACGGTACTACTCCAAAAATACCATCTGCTTTTGCGAATTTTTCTAATGTAGGTGGCATTGTAGCTGCTTGGTCACAGACACAAGCAGAGGATGGTAACACATGGGATATAAACTTCAATACTGGAACTTTTGGTAGAAATGAGGCAAGCAATGTAAGTGGTGTAACTTGTGCGAGAGATACAAACAAGTCATTAGCAGCAAAAGCAAAAGCACAACTACTGTAAGTAGTTGTTTTTAGGCTATAGAGAATAAGCCCATTTTATGCCACTTATACTAAAGTGGATAAATGGTGCCGTAATATATTTAAAAATTAGGAGTAATAAGACATGAAAACAATCCTTTTAATAATGGTAGGACTTACTGTTAGCACTTGGGCTAGCTTGAGTAGAGATGCTAGTACATCAGTAGTAACTGATTCCATTACTGGACTTCAGTGGCAAGACAACAACACAACATCGAATGATTTTCCAGGCGCAATACAGTATTGTGAAGATTTAACGCTTGCTGGAAAGAGTGACTGGAGATTACCTAATATCAATGAACTTAACTCTATCTTTGATTTTTCAAAAGCAACAGAAAACAATGTTACTGGTTTACTTGTAGCACCATTTACTCAAGGTGCAGTTATACAAAGTGATCCAAATCCTGCTGGAAGAGTCATTAACATGTTCGGTACAATTTCATCTACAACAGATGAGAGCAATACATCAAGAGCATGGTTGGTTAATTTCTATACAGTTTCCACAAGTGATACTATGATATCAGTTCCTAAGTATGATAGTACCAGCCTTGTACGTTGTGTAAGAAGCAATTAATCAAAACTAAAAATAGAGCCAAATTTTTGGTCTATTTATGACGTTAGGCGTATAACTCAATGTTATGCGCCTACATGCTCCATATCCTCTTTTTTACCCTAGTCAATTTTTCATATATAATACCTAATTTAATCAAAATCAGATGACATATAGATATATTCAATATTACAGTATCAATTTCCCCAATACAATATCGTACTTAACTTTTTTTAATTCTTTTTATGTTACTCTACCCCATGTAGATTTGGTGTGACTCTATATATTTTGTAGAATATAGATAAAATGTAAAGTACAACAGATGTCCTTTGCAGTAGTTTTAGCTTCTGTGAGAGCTTACATGTATGCACTGTGTGTATCTGGCGCTGTGAACACGCAAGGTTTGTGTGGAAGTTTTTATGCGCTATATATAAATTTCATTCATTCATTGCACTTTACAAGAACAAAGCTGCATGGCAAAATCTCACCAGTCTCTCAAAATCTCACCAGTGAGCCTCCTCTCACTAGTCTCAGTCCTTTCCATTTTGAAGGTCATGTACAATTCTTTGTATTTCATATGATGTGACTCATTCTCCCAACCTTTAGTCTTATGCTTTAAGTGCTGCTGCAATTCATAATGAATGGAAGATGAATTCTCTTCAACCAGCTGGCACATATTTACAAAGCACACCTGATATGGGCACTTTATGTTATTGACAAAGTCCTTAATTCTAATCTCAAGTAGTGAACCTCACCAAAAGTTTGTTTCTTCCTATACTTGTACATGCGCTACTACAGTTGTCTGTCCTAAGCTTTCCAGCTTTTCATTCTCGTGCCATAGAGAAAAAAATACCCCCATATCCCAACCAAAACAACAGCTGCTGTTCATGACAAAGAACAAGATAAACAATACAAACACACAGAAAACAGACAAATAAAAGTGAGGAGTTTGGCCACAGCAGATCTCTTTCTCTCTCTTGGCAGTATAATAAGACAGAAGAAAGTATATATATATATAAATGTTAGAGCATAAACTATGTCTAAAAAATGTTTAGGGATCTGAGTTAGAAATGATGAAGAAACAGACACAAATAAATCAATTCAAACCACGTACCAACAAACTACGTGAGTCCCCAAGCTGTAAATGTTAAGTTTTCATCAGCCACTGATGATGTGGCGGATGACAACACATAATCCACTACGCACTCAGGTACGTAGCAGAGTCCAGCACAGCAGGGAGCACCACATTGCCGGGTCAGCCCCAGGGAAGTGTTGGATGCGTCTGTGAACTCATGCTGAATGCTTGTCACTCCTGTAAAGAAAAAGAACTTGGCAGTAGTTTCGATGGCACTAAAAGTATGGGATTTAAGGTTTAGTGATATCAAAAAGAATAAAAATAATGATATATTGCTATTAAGGTTTATTGAGGGTAAATAGTATTGAGCATACAAATGCTTTATATAAAAAATCTTAAATATAGATTATGTTAAGTATGTAAGTTATTTTGATAGATGAAGGAAGAATATCTATGAATTTTAACTCATTCTCAATAATAATGATATTTGTATCATTAATTTTAGTAGGCTGTAAATCTGTATGCGATGCTAATTTTTCAACTACATACAATGGCAATAAATATGGATGTGTTATTAATAACACAACACATAAAGTATGGTTAGATAGAAATCTGGGTGCTACAAGAGTAGCCAGATCTATTACAGATACACTGTCTTATGGTGATTATTTTCAGTGGGGCAGAAAAGCTGATGGCCATGAAGACAAGACATCAAAAACAACATCAGTTCTAGCAACAACGCTAGAAAACCCAAATAGTAATTTTATTGTAAGAGCAGTAGATAGTGATTGGGTAGCTGATGGAGTGGATGATAATGGATCAAAAAGAACAGCTTTTCTATTGAAAACTGATGGAAAAGGTATATGCCCTAATGGATTTAGGGTACCAACTAGGCAGGAGTGGGAAAATGAATATCATACTTGGAAAAGTAACGATACCGAAGGTGCCTATACTTCGGTATTAAAATTACCAACATCAGGTATTCGTGTTGCAGAAGCCCAAGGTGCACGTCTAACAGAAATGGGTGAACGTGGTTACTATTGGACATCTGAGTTTGATGAAACAAGGAGACTTGCTCGGTATTTTCGTACCACAAGTGGTAAAGGTGTAAATTTTCGTCCAGGTTTTCCTATATATGGATTATCTATCCGCTGCATTAGAAAAAATAGTGCTACAGCATATGAAATTGCTAAAAATAAATATTTAGAATAAAAACTAGAAGGTAGATAGTAATATAATCTACTTTTCTACCTCCCCTTTTTTCTTCATCAATAGACAATATTCAAGTATTCTATAAATAGTCATTTCATGCACTTTAAATGATCTGCCTAAAGAGAAGACCTATTATAAATACTTAAGAATATTATTTATTTTATTGATTATAATCAATTTATCTATTCTCACATTATGTTATAAATTTAATTCGTAGTTCTTATCTATAACAATACTACGTTAAATAATCGTACTAACCAAAGGAGACCACATGAACAAAATTATTACAATCTTAGCTTTAGCTTTATTTTCATCTTCCCTATTTGCAGGAGACTTTGCTGACTTGCATGCTAAAGTAATGAAAGCAAGAGATACACTTGTAACACTTGTAAAGCATAAAGATAAAAGAGGTGCCGCACAACAAAAACTAGTTAAAGACACAGCAAATGCTGTTAGTGCTAAAATTGCTACCATGAAAGCACCTGCAGGAAAAGAGGCAGAATTTAAAGAGATGGTAAAAAACTGGGCTGCTTTTAAAAAGACACGTGAAGAAGAATTGGTTCCACTTATCTTGGCAGGGAAAGAAGCAGAAGGTAAAAAAATTGCTATGGGCATACAAAAAGTAAGATTAAAAAAAGTAATCGAACTTTGTAAAGTACTTGATAAATAATATCAACATTTTCATAACTATAAACCCTTAATGTATTTCCAC is a window from the Sulfurovum sp. genome containing:
- a CDS encoding fibrobacter succinogenes major paralogous domain-containing protein: MNFNSFSIIMIFVSLILVGCKSVCDANFSTTYNGNKYGCVINNTTHKVWLDRNLGATRVARSITDTLSYGDYFQWGRKADGHEDKTSKTTSVLATTLENPNSNFIVRAVDSDWVADGVDDNGSKRTAFLLKTDGKGICPNGFRVPTRQEWENEYHTWKSNDTEGAYTSVLKLPTSGIRVAEAQGARLTEMGERGYYWTSEFDETRRLARYFRTTSGKGVNFRPGFPIYGLSIRCIRKNSATAYEIAKNKYLE
- a CDS encoding DUF1566 domain-containing protein; the protein is MKTILLIMVGLTVSTWASLSRDASTSVVTDSITGLQWQDNNTTSNDFPGAIQYCEDLTLAGKSDWRLPNINELNSIFDFSKATENNVTGLLVAPFTQGAVIQSDPNPAGRVINMFGTISSTTDESNTSRAWLVNFYTVSTSDTMISVPKYDSTSLVRCVRSN
- a CDS encoding DUF1566 domain-containing protein produces the protein MKRYSQWLAVATAAVVLSACGGGDDDKADDINTTPIVLGQLKKTGQTVSYDINGSVVSDGTLKDDGYYRAGVAVSYTRNDDTGIVVDQDTFGMMWQDNNDSSRNSGKTYAQAEEYCRNLSLGGYDDWRLPTITELLRIMNYGTTPKIPSAFANFSNVGGIVAAWSQTQAEDGNTWDINFNTGTFGRNEASNVSGVTCARDTNKSLAAKAKAQLL